In Alloyangia pacifica, the following proteins share a genomic window:
- a CDS encoding molybdopterin molybdotransferase MoeA produces the protein MIPVSEALDHLFALARPLDVEEVPLREAGGRVLARSVAARRDQPPFAASAMDGYGVTEAAPGLRFTVIGEAAAGRGFQGKVGAGEAVRIFTGAPVPDGVKTVVIQEDVTRNGDVITITDQLAAGDNIRPYGNDFRAGLTLDAPRLLGPQDIALLAAMNIARVPVTRRPKVALISTGDELVMPGEDPGPDQIIASNTFGLYVLMQQLGAEPRLLPIARDNEASLRTVFGMAGDADLVVTIGGASVGDHDLVARVAEGMGLERAFHKVAMRPGKPLMSGRFGEAMMVGLPGNPVSAMVCGHIFLAPVVRAMLGLGAAPARRETLRLAAPVSENGPREHYMRARITPEGVSIFDRQDSALLSVLGAADALAVRPPRDPARAAGDEIEVIRL, from the coding sequence ATGATCCCCGTCTCGGAAGCGCTCGACCATCTCTTCGCCCTTGCCCGCCCATTGGATGTGGAGGAGGTGCCCCTGCGCGAGGCCGGTGGCCGCGTGCTCGCGCGGTCGGTCGCGGCCCGCCGCGACCAGCCGCCTTTTGCGGCATCGGCGATGGATGGCTACGGCGTGACCGAAGCGGCGCCGGGTCTGCGCTTCACCGTGATCGGCGAAGCTGCCGCGGGACGCGGCTTCCAGGGAAAGGTCGGCGCCGGCGAAGCGGTGCGCATCTTCACCGGCGCGCCGGTGCCGGACGGGGTGAAAACCGTTGTCATTCAAGAGGATGTCACCCGCAACGGGGATGTCATCACGATTACCGACCAGCTTGCTGCAGGCGACAACATCCGCCCCTACGGCAATGACTTCCGCGCCGGCCTCACACTCGATGCCCCCCGTCTTCTCGGCCCCCAGGACATCGCCCTTTTGGCCGCGATGAACATCGCCCGCGTGCCCGTGACGCGCCGCCCGAAGGTCGCCCTGATCTCAACCGGGGACGAGCTGGTCATGCCCGGCGAAGACCCTGGCCCCGACCAGATCATCGCGTCGAACACCTTCGGCCTTTACGTGCTGATGCAGCAGCTCGGCGCCGAGCCGCGCCTGCTTCCCATCGCCCGCGACAACGAGGCCTCGCTGCGCACGGTCTTCGGCATGGCCGGTGACGCAGACCTCGTGGTGACCATCGGTGGCGCCTCGGTCGGCGATCATGACCTCGTGGCCCGCGTGGCCGAGGGCATGGGGCTCGAGCGGGCCTTTCACAAGGTCGCCATGCGCCCCGGCAAGCCCCTGATGTCCGGCCGTTTCGGCGAGGCGATGATGGTCGGCCTGCCCGGCAACCCGGTGTCGGCCATGGTCTGCGGACATATCTTTCTTGCCCCGGTGGTCCGCGCCATGCTCGGCCTCGGCGCTGCGCCGGCCCGGCGCGAGACGCTGCGCCTCGCGGCGCCGGTCAGCGAAAACGGCCCGCGCGAGCACTATATGCGAGCCCGGATCACGCCCGAGGGGGTCTCGATTTTTGATCGTCAGGACAGCGCCTTGCTGAGCGTTCTCGGCGCCGCCGATGCGCTGGCCGTGCGCCCTCCGCGCGATCCCGCCCGCGCCGCCGGGGACGAGATCGAGGTGATCCGCCTCTGA
- the gltA gene encoding citrate synthase, with amino-acid sequence MADTAKSATLTIGEQSYDLPIYSPTVGPDVVDIRKLYGQAGVFTYDPGFTSTASCDSTITFIDGDEGVLLHRGYPIDQLASKSHYLEVCYLLMYGELPTAAELEDFENTITRHTMIHEQMHNFFRGFRRDAHPMATMVGVVGAMSAFYHDSTDISDPRQREIASHRLIAKMPTIAAMAYKYSIGQPFVYPRNDLDYAANFLHMCFSVPAEKYEVNPILARAMDRIFTLHADHEQNASTSTVRLASSSGANPFACIAAGIACLWGPAHGGANQACLEMLKEIGSVDRIPEFIARAKDKNDPFRLMGFGHRVYKNRDPRATVMKQSADEVLDLLGVENNPILQVAKELEKQALEDPYFIDKKLFPNVDFYSGIILEAMGFPTSMFTPIFALSRTVGWVSQWKEQLADPQHKIGRPRQLYLGSAQRDYTDIENR; translated from the coding sequence ATGGCTGACACAGCGAAAAGCGCGACACTGACCATCGGCGAGCAAAGCTACGACCTGCCGATCTATTCGCCCACCGTGGGCCCGGACGTGGTCGACATCCGCAAGCTCTATGGCCAGGCCGGGGTGTTCACCTACGACCCGGGCTTCACCTCCACCGCCAGCTGCGACAGCACCATCACCTTCATCGACGGCGACGAAGGCGTGCTGCTGCACCGCGGGTATCCGATCGACCAGCTCGCGTCGAAGTCGCATTACCTCGAAGTGTGCTACCTGCTGATGTACGGCGAACTGCCGACCGCGGCTGAGCTCGAGGACTTCGAGAACACGATCACCCGTCACACGATGATCCATGAGCAGATGCACAACTTCTTCCGCGGTTTCCGCCGCGACGCGCATCCCATGGCAACCATGGTGGGTGTGGTCGGCGCCATGTCGGCCTTCTATCACGACAGCACCGACATCTCGGACCCGCGCCAGCGCGAGATCGCCTCGCACCGCCTGATCGCCAAGATGCCGACCATCGCGGCGATGGCCTACAAGTACTCGATCGGCCAGCCCTTCGTGTACCCGCGCAACGATCTCGATTACGCGGCGAACTTCCTGCACATGTGCTTCTCGGTTCCGGCCGAGAAATACGAGGTGAACCCGATCCTCGCCCGCGCCATGGACCGGATCTTCACCCTGCACGCCGACCACGAGCAGAACGCCTCGACCTCGACCGTGCGTCTCGCCTCTTCCTCGGGCGCGAACCCGTTTGCCTGCATCGCGGCCGGCATCGCCTGCCTTTGGGGCCCGGCCCACGGCGGCGCCAACCAGGCCTGCCTCGAGATGCTGAAAGAGATCGGCTCGGTCGACCGCATCCCCGAGTTCATCGCCCGCGCCAAGGACAAGAACGATCCGTTCCGTCTGATGGGCTTCGGTCACCGCGTCTACAAGAACCGCGACCCGCGCGCGACGGTGATGAAGCAATCCGCAGACGAGGTGCTCGACCTGCTCGGCGTCGAGAACAACCCGATCCTGCAGGTGGCCAAAGAGCTCGAGAAGCAGGCGCTGGAAGATCCGTATTTCATCGACAAGAAGCTGTTCCCGAACGTCGACTTCTACTCGGGCATCATCCTCGAGGCGATGGGCTTCCCGACCTCGATGTTTACCCCGATCTTCGCGCTGTCGCGCACCGTCGGCTGGGTTTCGCAGTGGAAAGAGCAGCTCGCCGATCCGCAGCACAAGATCGGCCGTCCGCGCCAGCTGTACCTTGGCTCCGCGCAGCGCGACTACACGGACATCGAAAACCGCTGA
- the lexA gene encoding transcriptional repressor LexA has protein sequence MLTKKQLDLLDFINRRMARDGVPPSFDEMKDALDLRSKSGIHRLITALEERGFIRRLAHRARAIEIVKLPDSLAGRPTGFVPQVIQGARGAAPKPPANDTLEAVGAMELPLMGRIAAGVPIESISDIPPNVAVPSAMLSSSGRHYALEVKGDSMIEAGINDGDVVIIRETSSADNGQIVVAQVEGYESTLKRFRRNGSSIVLEAANPAYEPRVLPSGSVSVQGRLVGLIRSY, from the coding sequence ATGCTGACCAAGAAACAGCTCGATTTGCTGGATTTCATCAACAGGCGCATGGCGCGCGACGGCGTTCCGCCCAGCTTTGACGAGATGAAGGATGCGCTGGACCTGCGCTCCAAGTCGGGCATCCACCGGTTGATCACGGCGCTCGAAGAGCGCGGCTTCATCCGCCGCCTCGCCCACCGCGCCCGCGCGATCGAGATCGTGAAACTGCCCGACAGCCTTGCGGGGCGCCCCACCGGCTTCGTGCCACAGGTGATCCAGGGCGCCCGCGGTGCCGCTCCGAAACCGCCGGCCAATGACACCCTGGAAGCCGTCGGCGCGATGGAGCTGCCGCTGATGGGCCGGATTGCCGCGGGTGTGCCCATCGAGTCGATCTCCGATATCCCGCCGAATGTCGCCGTACCCTCGGCCATGCTGTCCAGCAGCGGCCGCCACTACGCGCTCGAGGTCAAGGGCGACTCGATGATCGAGGCCGGGATCAACGATGGCGACGTGGTGATCATCCGCGAGACCAGCTCGGCCGACAACGGGCAGATCGTCGTCGCACAGGTCGAAGGCTACGAATCCACCCTCAAGCGCTTCCGCCGCAACGGCAGCAGCATCGTGCTCGAAGCCGCAAACCCTGCCTACGAGCCTCGCGTGCTGCCATCGGGGTCGGTTTCGGTGCAGGGCCGCCTCGTCGGGCTGATCCGCTCCTACTGA
- the moaC gene encoding cyclic pyranopterin monophosphate synthase MoaC: MSGLTHFDAKGDAHMVDVSDKPVTSRIATAAAWIRMEQATFELISEGKAKKGDVLGVARLAGIMGAKKTSELIPLCHPLPVTKVTVEITADAALPGLQIEATVKTTGQTGVEMEALTAASTAALTVYDMVKAVDRGMEIGGLRVLLKDGGKSGRYEAK, encoded by the coding sequence ATGAGCGGCCTCACACATTTCGACGCCAAGGGCGATGCGCATATGGTCGACGTTTCGGACAAACCCGTAACGTCCCGCATCGCCACCGCTGCCGCGTGGATCCGCATGGAGCAGGCGACTTTCGAGCTGATCTCCGAGGGCAAGGCCAAGAAGGGCGACGTCCTCGGCGTGGCGCGTCTCGCCGGGATCATGGGCGCCAAAAAGACATCCGAGTTGATTCCGCTCTGCCACCCGCTTCCGGTGACGAAGGTCACCGTCGAGATCACTGCGGATGCCGCGCTGCCGGGCCTGCAGATCGAAGCCACCGTCAAGACCACCGGCCAGACCGGCGTCGAGATGGAGGCGCTGACTGCCGCCTCGACCGCTGCGCTGACCGTCTACGACATGGTCAAGGCGGTGGACCGCGGCATGGAAATCGGCGGGTTGCGCGTGCTCCTGAAGGACGGCGGCAAGTCGGGGCGCTACGAAGCCAAATGA
- a CDS encoding ComEC/Rec2 family competence protein, whose protein sequence is MGRLLTLLAVFRALRLPRRAGAALAAQRGHLFAWVPVFLGAGIGVYFALPLELAAHWLLACACVGAALLLWSRRLPAEVAPIAIGAGVLLLGLAHAGARAHLVAAPQLGFRYYGPIEGRVIALDRSASDVPRLTLDQVTLLRVAPASTPARVRVSLHVPPELQGRALDLAPGQRVALTGHLVPPGGPVEPGGFDFRRHAWFERIGAVGYSRTPVVLREAAGSQRLLRLRLALSRHVQTRLPGEIGGFAAALMTGDRSGIGQETLNALRRSNLAHLLAISGLHMGLLTGFVFAALRVALLLVPLSRHHWPGKKIAAVGALAAASGYLALSGGNVATQRAFIMVAVMLGAVLADLRALSLRAVALAALLVLLLRPEALLGPGFQMSFAATTALICVFGKVETRLAGPRWARPLLALLLSSTVASAATAPFSMAHFNLVSRYGLLANLLAVPAMGLVAVPMAVLAAVLMPLGLDGVALRGMALALHWILSVAQTASGWEGAVGQVVAPGPAVLPLITTGGLLLLLWQGRGRWGGLLPLALALGVWVQSERPALLISESGGLVGVMTEKGRALSRDVGEGFVAKLWLENDGQPADQAAAAALWPDAAGRLRRALVEGVEVLHVSGHRAAGSISGCGGAGILVANVSILEGLHCEVFDVERLRTTGAVAFRRGADGLKMHPSRGHPPRLWEGGAGGDQ, encoded by the coding sequence ATGGGCCGGCTGCTGACCTTGCTGGCGGTCTTCCGGGCTCTGCGCCTGCCGCGCCGGGCCGGGGCGGCGCTGGCGGCGCAGCGGGGGCATCTCTTCGCCTGGGTGCCGGTCTTCCTCGGTGCCGGTATCGGGGTCTATTTTGCCCTGCCGCTCGAACTGGCGGCGCATTGGCTCCTTGCCTGCGCCTGCGTCGGGGCCGCTCTCCTGCTGTGGTCGCGCCGACTCCCGGCCGAAGTTGCGCCGATCGCGATTGGCGCGGGGGTGCTTCTTCTCGGTCTGGCGCATGCCGGGGCGCGGGCGCATCTGGTCGCCGCCCCGCAGCTTGGATTTCGATACTACGGCCCGATCGAAGGGCGGGTGATCGCGCTGGACCGCTCCGCCTCGGACGTGCCGCGGCTGACGCTCGATCAGGTAACGCTGCTGCGGGTCGCCCCTGCGAGCACTCCGGCGAGGGTCCGCGTCTCGCTGCACGTGCCGCCCGAGCTGCAGGGGCGTGCGCTCGACCTGGCGCCTGGGCAGAGGGTGGCGCTGACCGGCCACCTCGTCCCGCCCGGAGGCCCGGTGGAGCCTGGCGGCTTCGATTTCCGCCGTCACGCCTGGTTCGAGCGGATCGGGGCGGTGGGCTACAGCCGAACGCCGGTGGTTCTGAGGGAGGCCGCGGGCAGCCAGCGGCTTCTGCGCCTGCGTCTGGCGCTGTCACGGCACGTGCAGACGCGGCTGCCGGGCGAAATCGGCGGCTTCGCCGCGGCGCTGATGACCGGCGACCGCAGTGGCATCGGGCAAGAGACGCTGAACGCGCTGCGCCGCTCGAACCTCGCGCATCTTCTGGCCATTTCCGGCCTGCACATGGGACTGCTGACCGGTTTCGTTTTCGCTGCCCTGCGCGTGGCGCTGCTGCTGGTCCCGCTCAGCCGTCATCATTGGCCCGGCAAGAAGATCGCGGCGGTGGGAGCGCTGGCGGCGGCCTCGGGCTACCTAGCCCTTTCAGGGGGCAATGTCGCGACCCAGCGCGCCTTCATCATGGTGGCGGTGATGCTGGGGGCGGTGCTCGCGGACCTGCGGGCGCTCTCCCTGCGGGCGGTGGCCTTGGCGGCTCTGCTGGTGCTTCTGCTGCGCCCGGAGGCGCTGCTCGGCCCGGGCTTCCAGATGTCCTTCGCCGCCACAACCGCGCTGATCTGCGTGTTCGGCAAGGTCGAGACACGGCTTGCCGGACCGCGATGGGCGCGGCCGCTGCTGGCGCTGCTGCTTTCGTCGACCGTCGCCTCTGCCGCGACGGCGCCATTCTCGATGGCGCATTTCAATCTCGTTTCGCGCTACGGGTTGCTGGCCAACTTGCTGGCGGTGCCGGCCATGGGACTTGTCGCCGTGCCGATGGCGGTGCTGGCGGCGGTCCTGATGCCGCTCGGGCTAGACGGGGTGGCGTTGCGGGGGATGGCGCTGGCGCTGCACTGGATCCTGAGCGTGGCGCAGACCGCCTCCGGCTGGGAGGGCGCCGTCGGTCAGGTGGTGGCACCGGGTCCCGCGGTGCTGCCGCTGATCACGACTGGCGGGCTCTTGCTATTGCTTTGGCAGGGACGCGGGCGCTGGGGCGGGCTGCTGCCGCTGGCGCTGGCGCTGGGGGTCTGGGTGCAGTCCGAGCGCCCGGCGCTGCTGATCTCGGAAAGCGGCGGGCTGGTCGGCGTGATGACCGAAAAAGGCCGCGCGCTCTCGCGCGATGTCGGAGAGGGGTTCGTCGCCAAGCTCTGGCTCGAGAACGATGGACAGCCCGCGGATCAGGCCGCTGCCGCGGCACTCTGGCCCGATGCGGCAGGGCGGCTGCGCCGTGCGCTTGTCGAGGGTGTCGAGGTGCTGCATGTCTCCGGACACCGGGCCGCTGGCAGCATCTCGGGCTGTGGAGGCGCCGGGATCCTCGTGGCAAATGTGTCAATCCTGGAGGGGCTGCACTGCGAGGTCTTCGATGTCGAGAGGCTCAGGACCACCGGGGCCGTCGCCTTTCGACGAGGCGCCGATGGTCTGAAGATGCACCCCTCGCGCGGCCATCCACCGCGCCTGTGGGAGGGCGGCGCAGGGGGCGATCAGTAG
- the gltX gene encoding glutamate--tRNA ligase — translation MTSPSPSPQAVVTRFAPSPTGYLHIGGARTALFNWLYARGRGGKFLLRIEDTDRARSTPEATAAILKGLDWLGLDHDGEVISQFERAPRHAEVAHELLAKGAAYKCFSTQEEIETFREAAREAGSSTLFRSPWRDADPASHPDGPYVIRLRTPEEGETVIEDQVQGTVRIRNDQLDDMILLRSDGTPVYMLAVVVDDHDMGVTHVIRGDDHLNNAARQMGIYTAMGWPLPVYAHIPLIHGPDGKKLSKRHGALGVDEYQKLGYPAAGMRNYLARLGWSHGDDEFFTDTQAQEWFDLSGIGKSPARLDFKKLENICGQHIAVGDDAALLHEIEAYLDAAGLPAFTEAQKSGMTRGMYCLKDRAKTFPELLEKAHFILTETPIVPDEKAAKNLDPVSRGILVSLTPQLQSASWSREELEGVTARFAEEQNTKFGKLAGPLRAALAGRSVTPSVFDMMLVLGREETLLRLEQAAASEAA, via the coding sequence ATGACGAGCCCCTCTCCGAGCCCCCAGGCAGTCGTTACCCGTTTCGCCCCTTCTCCGACCGGCTACCTCCACATCGGCGGTGCCCGCACGGCGCTGTTCAACTGGCTCTACGCCCGTGGCCGCGGCGGAAAGTTCCTGCTGCGCATCGAGGATACCGACCGCGCGCGCTCGACCCCGGAGGCGACCGCCGCGATCCTCAAGGGACTCGACTGGCTCGGGCTCGACCATGACGGCGAGGTGATCAGCCAGTTCGAGCGCGCGCCGCGCCACGCCGAGGTGGCGCACGAATTGCTCGCCAAGGGCGCGGCCTACAAGTGCTTCTCGACCCAGGAAGAAATCGAGACCTTCCGCGAGGCCGCCCGCGAGGCCGGGAGCTCGACCCTGTTCCGCAGCCCTTGGCGCGACGCCGACCCGGCGAGCCACCCCGATGGACCCTACGTGATCCGCCTGCGCACTCCCGAAGAGGGCGAGACGGTGATCGAGGACCAGGTGCAGGGCACCGTGCGGATCCGCAACGACCAGCTCGACGACATGATCCTGCTGCGCTCGGACGGCACGCCGGTCTACATGCTCGCGGTGGTGGTTGATGACCACGACATGGGCGTCACACATGTCATCCGCGGCGACGACCACCTCAACAACGCGGCGCGACAGATGGGCATCTACACCGCCATGGGCTGGCCGCTGCCGGTCTATGCACACATCCCGCTGATCCACGGACCGGACGGCAAGAAGCTCTCGAAGCGTCATGGCGCGCTCGGCGTGGACGAGTACCAGAAGCTCGGCTACCCGGCCGCCGGAATGCGCAACTATCTCGCGCGGCTCGGCTGGAGTCACGGCGATGACGAATTCTTCACCGATACTCAGGCACAAGAATGGTTCGACCTGTCGGGAATCGGGAAATCGCCCGCGCGGCTTGATTTCAAGAAACTGGAAAACATCTGCGGCCAGCACATCGCGGTCGGAGACGATGCCGCGCTGCTGCATGAAATCGAGGCATATCTGGATGCGGCGGGTCTGCCCGCCTTCACCGAGGCACAAAAATCCGGGATGACGCGGGGTATGTACTGCCTCAAGGACCGCGCCAAGACTTTCCCGGAACTTCTTGAAAAGGCTCACTTCATCCTGACGGAAACCCCGATCGTCCCGGATGAGAAAGCGGCCAAGAACCTCGATCCAGTATCCCGTGGTATACTGGTCTCGTTGACGCCGCAGTTGCAAAGTGCTAGCTGGTCGCGAGAAGAGCTCGAGGGGGTAACGGCGCGCTTCGCCGAGGAACAGAACACGAAATTCGGAAAGCTGGCCGGGCCGCTTCGCGCGGCGCTTGCAGGCCGCTCCGTCACCCCGAGCGTGTTCGACATGATGCTGGTACTCGGCCGCGAGGAAACGCTCCTCCGGCTCGAACAGGCAGCGGCTTCCGAGGCGGCGTGA